The Candidatus Zixiibacteriota bacterium DNA window ATGAATATGGCAAGAAATATGGCGAAGATTATGTTTTTCTGGGATTTAAACCGCAGCATATAGCCGCCATACTCGGCATGGGAGAATCTATCAAGCAGGTATTTCCCCAGGATTATCTCGGCAATTACTCAACAGAGATTCCGATTATGCAGGGAGTCGAAAATTATCAGCAGATTGCCGCTGTCATCTCCCTGGCGGATGGCGACCGGACCGTGCAATGGATTGAATACACCGGCAAGAAACATGGCTTGAAAATCCTCGGCGGCTTTACCGCCGCCATGATTACAACCTATGACCCGTACTTGAGCTCGGGTCAGCTTTACTCGGCAATAGGGGGGATTGTGGGAGCTGCCGAATATGAAGGAGTTCTCGGTTTGCCGGGCAAAGGGAACCGAGCATTGCTTTCACAGACGGCCGCTCATCTGTTTATAGTTCTGCTGGTAATAGTCGGGAACATCGCTTACTTCAGAAAGCGCAGAGGGGAGAAGTAGATGGACTGGGGCGCGGTTGTTGCGGGACTTCTTACTCTGGCAATCTATTCTTTCTTATATCGTGATAATCCCGTCTACAAATTCGCCGAGTCGCTGCTCATCGGTTTATCAATCGGTTATGCCCTGGTTACTTTTTGGCAGACGGCAATTCTGGATAAGCTGCTGCAGCCTCTCTTCCAGCAGGGGCAACTGCTTTTAGCTGTGCCGTTAATTCTCGGCCTGCTTATGTTTAGCCGATTCAGCCGACGGCTAAGCTGGCTTTCCCGGATTCCTCTGGCCCTGATGATTGGCGCCGGGGCCGGCGCGGCTATTCCGGCTATGCTCTATGAGCGCACTCTCCGGCAGGTCTCCAATTCTATTCAACCCTTAGTAACATCCGATAGTCAATTCAACTTCTCCGGGCTGGTCGTCCTGGCAGGGCTGCTTTCAACTCTGGCTTATTTTTACTTCAGCCGCGAGCATAAAGGTTTTCTGGGCGGAGTTGCCAAAATCGGGACATACTTCATGATGGTCTTCTTCGGGGCAACTTTCGGCTACACCGTAATGTCCCGCATGTCGACTCTGATAGGAAGAATCGATTTTCTCTTAACGGACTTTCTCCATTACCTCCAATGACCTGCCCGCGCTGCCGTCGTCCGATGAAAGAGCTGAAACATTCCTTTCATAAACAACGGAAATGGGTCTGCCCCGAATGCGGCAGAATCCGTTTCCAGAAAAGCAGGAAAAAGAAAAACCTCTGAATCAATAAGATGCCTTTTACGTAGCATAGATTGGGAATTGGCAGATATGATTATAAAGATAGGAACCTCCGGTTACAGCTTCGAAGACTGGCGCGGCAATTTCTATCCGGAGAAAATCGAAAAGGGGAAAATGCTTGACCACTATTTGAAATTCTTCCCGTCCGTGGAGATCAATTCCACCTACTATCGCATTCCCCATCCGGCAGTGATGGCGAACATCGACCGTAAAACTCCGGCCGGTTTCGAATTCATCGTCAAGACTCCCGATAAATTCACCCATAAACGTCGCGAGAGGGATGAGGCGCGCGGGCCATTCATGGAATGTCTGAAACCTATGCAGGAGTCCGGTAAATTAAAGGGAGTGCTGGCGCAATTTCCGTATTCCTTCAAATACAGCATTTCAAATCTCAAATATGTGGCGGAATGCTCACAGGACTTTCCTCCAGACTCGTTCTTTGTCGAATTTCGTCATAGTAGCTGGGATAATCCCGACACATTTAAAGCCCTCAAGTCGGCGCGAATCCCGTATGTTTCGGTTGATGAGCCACAGTTACCGGGCCTTCTGAAG harbors:
- a CDS encoding DUF72 domain-containing protein, with translation MIIKIGTSGYSFEDWRGNFYPEKIEKGKMLDHYLKFFPSVEINSTYYRIPHPAVMANIDRKTPAGFEFIVKTPDKFTHKRRERDEARGPFMECLKPMQESGKLKGVLAQFPYSFKYSISNLKYVAECSQDFPPDSFFVEFRHSSWDNPDTFKALKSARIPYVSVDEPQLPGLLKPELKVSSDIAYIRLHGRNAAQWWDGGALRYDYDYSDQELEEWRSKVLRLEGQVSKTFIFFNNCHLGQAVKNARQMMAKLNL